Genomic DNA from Mytilus trossulus isolate FHL-02 unplaced genomic scaffold, PNRI_Mtr1.1.1.hap1 h1tg000050l__unscaffolded, whole genome shotgun sequence:
gcataaccctaccaatgagtcgttgaatcttttcgatccaaatgtaacgaagaactggggtctggtcctgaacaaatttcacccttcgtTTTTcttctacctattacggttacggtgttggaacgataacaaggtttttgggtttcggagggataactccgaaccgacaaaatatttcgactcacagggtgagttccagataggtattcatgacacctatacaaagtgtgaatatgaaagcgacacgtcttccGGTTAACGCGgctaaatttgtcaaagttttaacggaagaataataataataattaaactgtcaattgttcttgaacaattgagaggtctttccttttgtaatgtaaaatacatgttcaaatagacgtagaatgtattgaaaagctttaaaacacactgaaaaacctttaaataaggttaaaaacaccaaattcgctatatgggacatgaccttgacctttgaccttttgacctttgtcaaggtcattagtccccaatgtcattgccgaagaccccatgggtctaggacctttggttatatagtaaaagatgattttgtctttccagaaacctaaaacaggttttatgccccttaaaaaaaggtcaaatctcttcggtcaaaatgtaacaaagttgtgccgtaatgacccaaacattttccactatttaaaacttctgtaagtataatggtttctgagattatcccataacaaggtgttaggtcaaaggtcaaggtcaacatacaaatttgaccttgagatatttttcaaagatacatgaattgatgatgaatggtgaagatcctaggtgtctacgacttacggtttctgagttttggtggtcaaccgacaccggttaattttagtaggggcataaccctaccaatgagtcgttgaatcttttcgatccaaatgtaacgaagaactggggtctggtcctgaacaaatttcaccctttgttttatttctaccttttacggttacggtgttggagcgataacaaggtttttgggtttcggagggattactccgaaccgacaaaatatttcggtTAACAGGGTGAGTTCTGGATAGGTATTTATGACACCGATACAAtgtgtgaacatgaaagcgacacgtcttacggttaacGCGGCTAAActtgtcaaagtttggcggaaaaagaataataataataataattaaactgtcaattgttcttgaacaattgagaggtctttccttttataatgtaaaatacatgtttcaatagacgtaaaatgtattgaaaagctttaaaatacaCTGAAAACCCTTTAAATAAggtcaaaaacacataattcGCGAtttgggacatgaccttgacctttgaccttttgacctttgtcaaggtcattagtcccaaatgtcattgctgaagaccacatgggtctaggacctttggttatatagtaaaagctgattttgtctttccagaaccctaaaacaggggttatgccccttaaaaaaaggtcaaatctcttcggtcaaaatgtaacaaagttgcgccgtaatgacccacacattttccactattcaaaacttctgtaagtattaTGGTTTCTGAGATTAATCCATAACAAGGTgataggtcaaaggtcaaggtcaacatacaaatttgaccttgaggtatttttcaaagatacatgaattgatgatgattggtgaagatcctaggtgtctacgacttacggtttctgagttttggtggccaaccgacaccggttaattttcataggggcataaccctaccaatgagtcgttgaatcttttcgatccaaaggtaacgaagaaccggggtctggtcgtgaacaaatttcaccctttgttttttttctacctattacggttatggtgttggaacgataacaaggtttttgggtttcggagggattactccgaaccgacaaaatatttcgactcacagggtgagttccaagtaggtattcatgacaccgatacaaagtgtgaacatgaaagcgacacgtcttacggttaacgcggctaaatttgtcaaagtttaacggaagaataataataataataaacaaaagaaatacagtaaggtctttcccttttgtaaaaggaaagaccttaataaacagaagaaatacagtaaggtctttcccttttgtaaaaggaaagaccttaataataaacaaaagaaatacagtaaggtctttcccttttgtaaaaggaaagaccttaataataataataataataataataatcagaagaaatacagtaaggtctttccctttagtaaaaggaaagaccttaattaaactgtcaattgttcttgaacaattgagaggtctttccttttttaatgtaaaatacatgatCCAACAGACCTAGAATGTATtcaaaaggtcaaggtcaaccttaaaaagctcgaaaacacactaaaaatcctttaaataaggttaaaaacactaaattcgctatctgggacatgaccttgacctttgaccttttgacctttgtcaaggtcattggtccccaatgccattactgaagaccttaagggtctaggacctttggttatatagtaaaagctgattttgtcttttcaaaaacctaaaacaggggttatgccccttatagaaaggtcaaatctctttggtcgaaatgtaacaaagttgcgccataatgacccaaacattttccaccatttaaaacttctgtaagtataatggtttctgagattatcccataacaaggtgtaaggtcaaaggtcaaggtcaacatacaaatttgaccttgaggtattttttaaaGACACATGAAATGATGATGATTGTTGAAGATCCTatgtgtctacgacttacggtttctgagttttggtggccaaccgacaccggttaattttcataggggcataaccctaccaatgagtcgttgaatcttttcgatccaaatgtaacgaagaaccggggtctggtcctgaacaaatttcacccttcattttttttctacctattacggttacggtgttggaacgataacaaggtttttgggtttcggagggattactccgaaccgacaaaatatttcgactcacagggtgagttccggataggtattcatgacaccgatacaaagtgtgaacatgaaagtgacacgtcttacggttacggagggaaattttgtcaaagtttggcggaacaagaagaataatattaataattaaatatacctttcatgaaaattgttgCTTTACCTAAGGGTGGACAAAAAGCTGTGCATGGTCCATGTGTTTGTGTACCATCAGATATTTCAAAGATCACAACAACTTTGCCTAGATCAGAAGATGataattgtttagtgaaagtaaaattgaaaagaaaattacagTACAAAGGTTATGAGGAATATCAGTTTGTGGACACTAAACATTTGGAAGAAGCCTTGtcctttttaaaagaaaataatgattggtattcaaatgttgaaataaatggAGAGTGGTTGAATCCAATTCCATCATCAGAGAATATTTGTGTTgctgaaaaaaaagacaataaaagtTATACAAGAACTGACAGAGTGAAAGAGGATAACTTGGAGGACAAATCAGATAAAAAAGAACAGGAAGATGTAGTTGATTCATATTTAGATGATAGTTTACAGGGTGTACAGTTGGACACATGCTTACAGCCTGCTGACATTGCACAGGAAGCATTGGATTTATTGTTTGATCAAGAGTTTAATTTATCGCCTGCAGAAGGAAATAATCCAGTCAGTTTACTGAAAGAAAACGGCATTGAAGCAAAAACCTTTCCAGTGCATTACCCTACAGGTAAAAACACCTGGAATGAGGACAGAGAAGAGAAACTATCTTTATTAAGATACTTTAATCTGAGATTAATGAGTGTCGAAAACAGGTTTGCTAGAGATACTTCCTACATATTCTTTAGCCAGTATATGTCTGAACTAGATAGGGTCATGTCAAATGTACAGATATCGTTACGGAAAGGGTCAGCTTTTTCAGATGGACAGAAAGTAACAGGTAAAATGCTGTGCAATAAGGAGTCATTAAATGGATTATTTAGAAAAGATGAAGCAATCAAGTTCATGAAGCCTGTCCGAGGAACACCACCATATTGGCAATCTATTCAGAAGGACATTTTTTGTATGATTAGACAGTTAGGTATACCCTCATTCTTTGCGTCATTCTCATCTGCAGATTTTAGATGGAAAGAAGTTGTAGAAACCATACTGAAGCAACAAGGAGATATTCGTAATGTTGACAGTCTTAGTTGGGATGAAAAATGTAAAGTGCTTTGTAGTAACCCTGCTACAGTGGCAAGAATGTTTGATCACAGATTTCACAAATTTCTTAAAGATGTGATAATGTCAGATGCTGAACCAATTGGTCATGTGATTGACTACTTTTATAGAGTTGAATTTCAACAGAGAGGTTCTCCACATACTCATTGTGTATTTTGGGTAGAAAATGCCCCCAAATTTGGAGTAGACGATGATGATACTGTTACAAAgttcattgataaatatatctCTTGCAAATTACCATTGGAAAGTGATGACCCAGAGCTTACTGACATTGTTAAAACTGTTCAACAGCATAGCAAAAACCACTCAAAAAGTTGTCGCAAAAAAGGAACAGAGTGTCGGTTCAATTTCCCAAGACCACCATCTGAGAAAACTTTTATATCCAGTCCAATTGAAGACGAGGAGGATAAGGAACATGAAGAAGATGCTGATGATAGTAAGAAGTCAGATTCTGAAAGCAGTAAACCATCTGAAAAGACATTTATACCATGCCCAATGAAACATGATGATAATGATCATCATGATAAACATACTGATGGTGATATTAATCAGAAATCAAAATCTAAGGGCAGTATCTTAAAAGCAAAACATATGTTAGCATGTTTATGGGATGTAATTAAAGAGTGTGAAGATAAAACTTTGACTACCagtgaattatttttgaaagctGGATTGTCTCAAGAGGATTTTCAAGAATGTTTTAGATGGATAACAAACAGAAATACTGTAGTATTGAAGAGAAATAAAGATGAGTTGTTTATTAATCAGTACAATCCTCATCTGCTAAAATCATGGAATGCAAATATGGATATTCAGTACATTTTGGATGCCTACTCATGTGTGGTTTACATTATAAGCTATATAAGCAAATCAGAACGTGAACTCGGCTTGTTGCTGCAGCAGACAAAAACTGAGGCAGCTGATGGAAATTTGGATGCACAGCGGACTATGAAAAAAGTAGGTACAGCATACTTTCACTTTCGCGAACTTAGTACACAAGAAGCTGTTTTCAGAGTCATAGGTTTACGTTTGAAAGAGTGTTCAAGAAAAGTGCAATTCATTCCACTAGGAGAAAACCCATGCAGAATGAGTATACCCCTCAAAGAAAttcaacaaaaatcaaaaacattaaaGATGAAGAAGTCTATAGATGATGGCAGTGATGATGATGATGGTGATAGTGATGATATTTGGCTGAAAAGTATTACTGACAGGTATAAAAATAGGCCTGATTTAGAACGATTTGATCAGatgtgtttagcaacattttgTTCCGAATTTTCAGTCTTGGCAGAGACAcagataccaaataaaattaatgaggACACTACATTCAAACTTAAGAATGATATGGGGTATATAAGAAAGAGGACAAGGACCTCTGATGCTGTTATCAAATATGCAAGATTTTCTGTAGAGTCAGCTCCTGAACAATACTACCAAAGTATATTACAGTTGTTTTTGCCTCACAGATTAAATGAACAATTGAAACCACCACAGTTTTTATCATATGCAGATTTTTATAACTCCGGATTTATAAAGTACAGTCAGATGGAAGACCTCAGTTCAGTTCAAAATATAGTCAACTTTAACATGTCAAAATTTGTGAAGAAAGACAAGGAGCTAGAGATTGCTGAGAAACAATTAGAAGAAAGAGGATATCAAGAGGATGCATGGGCACAACTATGTCCAGAAACAGAGAAAGAAAGACATGAATGTAATGAAGTTGGTGAAAACACAACCACTCAAGAGGTAGATAGTCCTGAATTAGGTATACCAGATTTGAATCAAACTGACAAGTCAAGTGATGAAAATGGAATGGTTCAAAAAACATGCTTTTCAAGGTCTGAAGTTATACCATTGTTGAGAACTTTGAATGAGAAACAAAAGCGCATATTTTTTAAGATCAGAGAGTGGTGCAATTTAAAAGTGAATGGTAAGAATCCACCGccatttcatgtttttgtaacTGGAGGAGCCGGAACAGGCAAAAGCCATTTGATTAAATGCTTGTATTATGAGGCCACAAGAATTCTTGCGCACTGTTCCCCAAATCCTGATGATTTGACTGTGTTGTTAACGGCACCAACTGGCACGGCAGCTTTTAATATAAATGGATTGACAATTCACAGTtcactttccatttttaaaggTTTATCTGTTGAGAAAGCTATGTTAGGAGAAGATAAGCTAAATAGTTTGAGgtccaaattagagaatttacaAATTCTCATCATAGATGAAGTCTCAATGGTCAACAAAaggttgttattttttattcatgaaagGTTGCGTCAAATTAAGAAAAGGCCTGAGAAGTATCCTTATGGAGGAGTTTCAGTGATAGCAGTGGGTGATTTCTATCAATTACCACCAGTAAAATCAAAAAGGTCAGATAAACTTTATGTTAATGATCCCTCAAATCCTTTGAATTATCTTTGGAATGATCTTTTTTCTGTTGTGGAATTAGATGAAGTCATGAGACAGAGAGAAGATAGTTTGTTTGCCCAGTTGTTGAATAGACTAAGGGTCAAACAGAACAATTATCCACTAAAATGTTCAGATCAAGAAATGTTGAAAGAGTGCATAGATAGTGGACCAGATGAAGCTCTGCACATTTATGCTACTAATAATGAaattaacatgtacaataacgAAATGATTATGAAGTTGTCGAGTGAGCCCAAATTAATTGAAGCTCAAGATTTTGAAAAGGATAAGACAACAGGGAAACTTACGAAGAGAAGACAGAATTTTGCAAAAACTAATATTTGTCTTCCAACATCAATCCTGTTAGCAGAAGGAGCTCGTGTGATGATGATAAAAAATGAAGCAGTCAGTGATGGTTTGGTGAATGGTGTTATGGGTACTGTTCTCAGTATTTCAGAATTTTCAAAAGGAGCattaccaaaaaatatatatattcattttgataATGATAGAGttggaaaaaatgcaaaagttcAGAAGATAATAAATGGAAATAGATGTGTTGGATTAGAACCATCTACAGAAAATATACCATTCAGTAATGGAACAAGAAAACAGTATCCTCTGCAGCTAGCATGGGCATGTACTGTTCACAAGGTTCAGGGTTTGACAGTGCAACAGGCAGTTGTCTGcttgaataaatgttttgctTATGGTCAGGCATATGTTGCATTGAGTAGAGTTACTTCAAAAAATGGGCTGACTATATTACCAATTGATGATAAaactttgaacaaaaaaatatacagtgatCCTGATATAATGGAGGGAATCAAATCCATGGATAATTTTTTGTCTGAAAATGACACCATAGTTTCAAATCATAAAGCAGGTTTGTCAATAGTTTACCACAATATTCAAGGTCTAAAGGCTCACCAAAATGATTTGAAAGCCAATTCAGACTTCCAAAATGCAAATTATATCTGTTTGACTGAAACATGGTTGGAATCTTGTAGTGATGATGTTCACCTTCCTAATTATAAACTTCATCATTTGCCAAGGTCAGCAGCATTTGCATCAAATAATCCTTTGTATGCTTCTTTACAAGAAATGAGTCATGGTGGAGTTGGTGTTTATGTTAAATCAGATTCTGAGTATGAAGAATTTGCTATATCtcaaaaaaatcttgaatgTATAATTTTCAATGTTCCGAAAATGAATGTTCTAATTGCTACTATATATAGAACACAGAAATACCAAATTGAACTATTTTTAAGAAATGTTGGTGCTCTTTTGTCAGAATTGACACAGCTTTCAAGCAGCATTATTGTTTTAGGAGACTTTAATCAAGACATAATGAAAGGTGGCAGATCAATACAAGATTTTATGGTTTCATGGGGATTTGAACAGTTAGTACAAGAGGCAACAACAGAAGGTGGTACACTGATTGACCATGTTTATATCAAAAGTTGTGTTAAAGTACAAGTAAGTGTTATTCCAACTTATTACAGTTATCATGATGCAATATCTGTCATTCTGGAAATAAACCCTACTACTTGAAAGCTGTATATAGTATTAATCGAAAATTACAAGCGtgccttaaacatgttaaaattcattttgtacaaaacaatcaaaagtttctctacatattatttttgaaaatactaAAGCGGGTACTAACTaactaattttgtatatatgttctttatgtgtttaaatttcaagattATTAATAGTTTCCTGATTTCAAACtctaaattatattataatgtgAAATTTGTTTCTTAACTGAATATTATAAgagttttatatgtttactttAATTTCAGATCAAATTCCTAGACGTCAGTAGTAAAGAAGTTAAATCAATTGTCTAACTTTTTGTGCATGCTTTGGTAATTTTAATACAGCACTTGCCAATAGGTTAGATAGTTGATAAATATATAGCATCAGCTGAGAAATGTCTATTTATGATTAAGAAGTAAAAAGAAATAGGAGATAGAAGATTAAAATACAGCATTATGTAAAGGTAGGTTCGATCAAATAGTATTTACAAAAGATAACTAATGCAAACTGTCTAAGGGCCAGTGTAAGCGATTGACACAATTGCAACTGTCCTGTGTTGTCTGTTATCATATGTATAAAAGTGTCATCTGTTGTCTTTCCGTTGTCtggaaacttttaaaaatttctctCCTGAAACTGCTGGGTTAATTTTAACAGAGTCATTCTAAGGATGTCTAGTTAAAATGGTATGTCTGTTCAGCTCGCCATCCAATTAACATGCCCCATGTTActataaatagaacatgggaGGTAAATCACTACTTTTTCTTTCTCCAAAATATTACAAGGCTATTGAGACCAAATgtttgtaaaaattaataatttcataAGCTTGATTTGTATTGAACCGTTTGTTAAAAAtaggctaaaaaaaaaatggttaaaggtAATGAgtctatataaaaattatttatccCACTTAATATTGCCTCTAGTAAAGACTACATAAGTAGGTTGTTTCATtacaattttattaacaattgGTTTCAAGTCAAATTCAAATTGTaataatcaatattaatatttatcaaattgcttTAACATTAGATGCACTGCTGAATAACTATCACACCctcaaaacaaagattttgaaGCTAtatatgtctgtctgtctgtcttatGGGCTTTGGAATGTGATAAAGCAATGTCAGGTCTTACTGACCATAACTTCGATCTTTAATCCCTATTAAAGTAAACGTTTGTCCAATTCATGTCCAGCTCACAACTTTTGTTTCACAAAGCTAAGACAAACCAAACTTGGTATGCTGTTGCATCATGTGCTGAGGATGCGTCTTATACCAAAGTCAGGTCACTCTGTTTGACTTTGACCCTTATGAAAGTAAAGCATTGTCTGATTTGTGTACTGTGCATAAATTGAACTGTAGAATACAGAGTAACTAATCTGGTTGCTGATGCACCAGGTCACTGGGGGAGGGGGGGTCCTATATCTAGTCAGGTCACTCACTTTGACCTTTGATCCTTATGCAAGTAAAGCATTGTCTGGTTTATGTACTGTGCATAACTTGTGTACTGTAGCAAATAAATAGACAACACTTTGTATGCATAAAGATCATaagaggggggggggtcctatATCAAGTCAGGTCACTCTGTTTGACTTGGACCTTTGATCCTTATGCAAGTAAAGCATTGTCTAATTTATGTTCTGTGCATAACTTGAACTGTAGAATATAGGTTAAGTCATCTGGTTGCTGATGCACCATGgcaatggggggggggggggtctataTCAAGTCAGGTCACTGGGGGGTCCTTTAT
This window encodes:
- the LOC134699372 gene encoding uncharacterized protein LOC134699372 — protein: MKIVALPKGGQKAVHGPCVCVPSDISKITTTLPRSEDDNCLVKVKLKRKLQYKGYEEYQFVDTKHLEEALSFLKENNDWYSNVEINGEWLNPIPSSENICVAEKKDNKSYTRTDRVKEDNLEDKSDKKEQEDVVDSYLDDSLQGVQLDTCLQPADIAQEALDLLFDQEFNLSPAEGNNPVSLLKENGIEAKTFPVHYPTGKNTWNEDREEKLSLLRYFNLRLMSVENRFARDTSYIFFSQYMSELDRVMSNVQISLRKGSAFSDGQKVTGKMLCNKESLNGLFRKDEAIKFMKPVRGTPPYWQSIQKDIFCMIRQLGIPSFFASFSSADFRWKEVVETILKQQGDIRNVDSLSWDEKCKVLCSNPATVARMFDHRFHKFLKDVIMSDAEPIGHVIDYFYRVEFQQRGSPHTHCVFWVENAPKFGVDDDDTVTKFIDKYISCKLPLESDDPELTDIVKTVQQHSKNHSKSCRKKGTECRFNFPRPPSEKTFISSPIEDEEDKEHEEDADDSKKSDSESSKPSEKTFIPCPMKHDDNDHHDKHTDGDINQKSKSKGSILKAKHMLACLWDVIKECEDKTLTTSELFLKAGLSQEDFQECFRWITNRNTVVLKRNKDELFINQYNPHLLKSWNANMDIQYILDAYSCVVYIISYISKSERELGLLLQQTKTEAADGNLDAQRTMKKVGTAYFHFRELSTQEAVFRVIGLRLKECSRKVQFIPLGENPCRMSIPLKEIQQKSKTLKMKKSIDDGSDDDDGDSDDIWLKSITDRYKNRPDLERFDQMCLATFCSEFSVLAETQIPNKINEDTTFKLKNDMGYIRKRTRTSDAVIKYARFSVESAPEQYYQSILQLFLPHRLNEQLKPPQFLSYADFYNSGFIKYSQMEDLSSVQNIVNFNMSKFVKKDKELEIAEKQLEERGYQEDAWAQLCPETEKERHECNEVGENTTTQEVDSPELGIPDLNQTDKSSDENGMVQKTCFSRSEVIPLLRTLNEKQKRIFFKIREWCNLKVNGKNPPPFHVFVTGGAGTGKSHLIKCLYYEATRILAHCSPNPDDLTVLLTAPTGTAAFNINGLTIHSSLSIFKGLSVEKAMLGEDKLNSLRSKLENLQILIIDEVSMVNKRLLFFIHERLRQIKKRPEKYPYGGVSVIAVGDFYQLPPVKSKRSDKLYVNDPSNPLNYLWNDLFSVVELDEVMRQREDSLFAQLLNRLRVKQNNYPLKCSDQEMLKECIDSGPDEALHIYATNNEINMYNNEMIMKLSSEPKLIEAQDFEKDKTTGKLTKRRQNFAKTNICLPTSILLAEGARVMMIKNEAVSDGLVNGVMGTVLSISEFSKGALPKNIYIHFDNDRVGKNAKVQKIINGNRCVGLEPSTENIPFSNGTRKQYPLQLAWACTVHKVQGLTVQQAVVCLNKCFAYGQAYVALSRVTSKNGLTILPIDDKTLNKKIYSDPDIMEGIKSMDNFLSENDTIVSNHKAGLSIVYHNIQGLKAHQNDLKANSDFQNANYICLTETWLESCSDDVHLPNYKLHHLPRSAAFASNNPLYASLQEMSHGGVGVYVKSDSEYEEFAISQKNLECIIFNVPKMNVLIATIYRTQKYQIELFLRNVGALLSELTQLSSSIIVLGDFNQDIMKGGRSIQDFMVSWGFEQLVQEATTEGGTLIDHVYIKSCVKVQVSVIPTYYSYHDAISVILEINPTT